The Rhodococcus antarcticus DNA segment ATCCTGCTGGCCGTGGCGTTCCTGGTGCCGGACCGCTCGGTGGCCGAGGACACCGACGAGGTGCAGCTCGCGGGGAGCTTCCCGGTCCCGCCGCTCGACCTCGTGGTGCCGCCCCGCCCTGCGCGTGCCACCACCCCACCCCCCGCGGTCGAGGGCCGCGGTGGGCGCCCGAAGGAAGTGCGCGCCGGCGCCACCACCCTGACCAGGAAGGACCGTCATGGGTCTGCTTGACCCGGTGAAGGGCTTCGGCCTCACCTTCGCGACCATGTTCACCAAGGCCGCCACCGAGCAGTACCCCGAGGAGGTGAAGGTGGCGGCCCCCCGCTTCCACGGACGCCACCAGCTCAACCGGCACCCGGACGGCCTGGAGAAGTGCGTGGGCTGCGAGCTGTGCGCCTGGGCGTGCCCGGCGGACGCGATCTTCGTCGAGGGCGGGGACAACACGGAGGAGGCCCGGTACTCCCCGGGCGAGCGGTACGGCAAGGACTACCAGATCAACTACCTGCGCTGCATCGGCTGCGGGCTCTGCGTGGAGGCCTGCCCGACGCGCTCGCTCACCATGACCGGTGTGTACGAGGTGGCCGACAACAACCGGCAGTCGCTGATCTACACCAAGGAGGACCTGCTCGCCCCGCTGCTGGCGGGCATGGAGCAGCCGCCGCACCCGCTGCGCCTGGGCGACAGCTCGGACGACTACTACGTGCGCGGTCCCGAGCTGGCCCGGGAGCCCGCCGAGGGTGAGCCCACGGTGCGCGGACCCGGGACGGGTGTCGCGTGAGCACCGCCCTGGTGCTCGCGCAGTCGGTCTCCGCGAGCCTGGCCCGGGCGGGCACCGACAGCGGTCCCGTCAGCACCGGCGAGGAGGTCACCTTCTGGATCCTCGGGCCGGTCGCGCTGGCCGGGGCCCTGGCCCTGGTGCTCGCGCGCAACGCGGTGCACTCGGCGCTGTTCCTCGTGGTGACCATGCTCAGCCTCGGCGTGCTCTACATGGTCCAGCAGGCCCCGTTCCTCGGGTTCGTGCAGATCATCGTCTACACCGGCGCGATCATGATGCTGTTCCTGTTCGTGCTGATGCTGGTGGGCCGGGACTCCTCGGACTCCGTGGTGGAGGTGCTGCGCGGGCAGCGACTGGCCGGCACGGTGCTGGGCCTGGGCTTCGCGGGGCTCGTGGTGGGCGCGCTCGCCCGTGCGCTCACCGACGTGCCGCCGGCCGGGCTCGCCCCGGTCAACGACACCGGCGGCGGCAACGTCGCCCAGATCGGTGCGCTGCTGTTCACCCAGTACCTGTTCTCGTTCGAGCTGACCTCGGCCCTGCTCATCGTGGCCGCGCTCGGCGCGATGGTGCTGGCGTTCACCGGCTCCGACGGCGCGGGCAAGGCCACCCAGCGCGAGCGGGTCGTCGCCCGCCTGCAGGGCGAGCGCATCTCGCCGCTGCCCGGCCCGGGCGTGTTCGCCACGGCCAGCTCGGTGGCCACCCCCGCCCTGCTGCCCGACGGGTCCGTGGCCCCGGACTCGCTGTCGGTGCTGCTGGACTCCGTCACCGCCGACCGGCTCTCCGGCGACCTCGCCCCCGTCCGCGGCGGTGAGGACCGGTCGAGCGCCCGCTCCCTGGCCCCGGCCGAGTCGATCGCGGCCCCCGGGGAGGACGGCGCGTGACCCCCACCTACTACCTGCTGCTGTCGGCGCTGCTGTTCTCGATCGGGGCCGTGGGGGTCCTGGTGCGGCGCAACGCCGTCGTCGTGTTCATGTGCGTCGAGCTCATGCTCAACGCCGTCAACCTGACGCTCGTCACCTTCGCGCGGATCAACGGTGACCTGCAGGGCCAGCTCATGGCCTTCTTCGTCATGGTCGTGGCGGCGGCCGAGGTGGTCGTCGGCCTGGCCATCATCATGGCGATCTTCCGCACCCGCCGGTCGGCCTCGGTCGACGACGCAAACCTGCTGAAGTACTGAGGACAAGGGGATGGACGTGCTTGCGCTGGCCGGGGGACCGACGATGGCGGTGACCGCGAGCGGCGGGCTGGTGGGATCGGCGTGGCTGCTGGTCGCGCTGCCCGCCCTCGGCACCGCCGTGCTCCTGCTGGGGGGCCGGCGCACCGACCGCTGGGGCCACTGGCTGGGCACCGCGACGGTGGCGGCTGCCTTCGTCTACGGGCTGCTGCTGTTCTCCGACGTCCGCTCCCTGGCGCCGGAGGAACGGGTCCGCGACGTCCGGATGTTCTCGTGGATGGACGTCGCCAGCTTCCGCCTCGACCTCGGCATGCGGATCGACCCGCTGTCGCTGACCTTCGTCCTGCTGATCACCGGGGTCGGCCTGCTCATCCACGTGTACTCGGTGGGCTACATGAGCCACGACGGCGCACGCCGGAAGTTCTTCGCCTACCTCAACCTCTTCGTCGCGGCCATGCTCGTGCTCGTCCTGGGCGACGGCTTCGCGAGCCTCTACCTGGGCTGGGAGGGCGTGGGGCTGGCCTCGTACCTGCTCATCGGGTTCTGGCAGGACAGGCCGGCGGCGGCCACCGCGGCCAAGAAGGCCTTCCTGATGAACCGGGTGGGTGACGTCGGGCTGCTGCTGGCGACCTTCCTGCTGTGGACCAAGCTCGGCACCATCAGCTACGCCGGGGTGTTCGCCGGAATCGGGGACCTCGCGGCCACCGAGCCAGGCACGGTCACCGCCATCACCCTGCTGCTCCTTCTCGGCGCGGCCGGGAAGTCCGGCCAGTTCCCGCTGCAGGCCTGGCTGCCGGACGCGATGGAGGGCCCCACCCCGGTCTCGGCGCTGATCCACGCCGCCACCATGGTCACCGCCGGGGTGTACCTCATCGCCCGCAGCAACCCCATCTACGAGCTCAGCCCCGACGGACGGCTCGTCGTGGTCGTCATCGGGTCGATCACCCTGCTCCTGGGCAGCGTGATCGGCTGCGCCTACGACGACATCAAGAAGGTGCTGGCCTACTCCACGGTGAGCCAGATCGGCTACATGGTGCTCGCCGCCGGGCTCGGACCCGCGGGCTACGCCCTGGCCATCGCGCACCTGCTGGCGCACGGGTTCTTCAAGGCCGGGCTGTTCCTCGGGGCCGGGTCGGTGATGCACGGCATGGCCGACGAGACCGACATGCGGCGCTTCGGGGGGCTGTGGCGGCTCATGCCCGTCACGTTCGCGACCTTCGGGCTCGGCTACCTGGCCATCATCGGGTTCCCGTTCCTGTCCGGCTACTTCACCAAGGACGCCATCATCGAGGCCGCCTTCTCCCAGGACGGCTGGCGCGGCTGGGTCTTCGGCGGCGCAGCGCTGCTCGCGGCCGGGCTCACCGCCTTCTACATGACCCGGCTGATGGCCATGACCTTCTTCGGTCCGCGCCGCTGGGAGGACCTGCGCACCGCCGACGGGCAGGCCTACCACCCGCACGAGAGCCCCGTGAGCATGACCGCACCCATGGTCGTGCTGGCCGTGGGCTCGGTGGCGGCAGGCTTCCTGCTGACCCACGGCGAGCGCCTCGCCGGGTGGCTGAGCCCCTCGCTGGGGGAGCTGGTGGAGACCCACGCGCTCTCCCCGGTGCCGATCGGCGTGGTGGCGGCCGCGACCCTGGTGGTCTCGGCGCTCGGAGTGGTCGCGGCCTGGCTGCTGGTGGGTCGTCGAGAGGTCCCGGTCGAGCGCCCGCAGCGGGTCTCGGTCCTGGTGGGAGCCGCGCGGGCCGACCTCTACGCGAACGCCGTGAACGAGACGCTCATCGCCCGGCCCGGCACCTGGCTGGCGCGGGCGCTGGTGTTCGTGGACAACCGCGGGGTGGACGGTCTCGTGACCGGCTCCGCCGCCGCGCTGGGAGGCAGCTCGTCGAGGCTGCGCCGGCTGCAGACGGGCTTCGTCCGCAGCTACGCCCTGGGGATGCTGGGAGGGACCGTCGTCGTGGTGGCCGCACTGCTGCTGGTGGGTACCGCGTGAGCGCGCTGCTGCTCGTCCTGCTCCTCCTCCCGCTGGCCGGGGCCCTGGTGGCCGCCGGGGTGGGCCGGGGAGCGGGGGAGACCGCGGCCAAGGGGGTCGCGGTCGGGATCTCGATCCTCGAGCTCGTGGGCGTGGCCGTGCTCTGGGCGCAGTACTCCACGGCCGACGCGGTCAACGGCGTGCGGCTGCAGGGCACCCTCTCGGTGGACTGGATCCCGACCTTCGGGGCGCACTTCGCCCTCGGCGTGGACGGCATCGCACTGGTCATGGTCGCGCTCGTGGGGCTGCTCGTACCCATCGTGCTCGGCTACAGCTGGGCTCCTGGGACCACCGAGGGCGAGCTCCCGGCCGGCCGCAGCAGCGCGGGGTTCTTCGCGCTGGTGCTCGTGCTCGAGTCGGCGATGGTCGGGGTGTTCCTGGCCACCGACGTGTTCCTGTTCTACGTCTTCTTCGAGGTCATGCTCGTCCCGATGTACTTCCTCATCGGACGCTTCGGCGGTCCGCGCCGCCAGTACGCGGCCATCAAGTTCTTCCTCTACTCGCTGCTCGGCGGGCTGGTGATGCTCGCCGCCGTCATCGGGCTCTACGTGTCCGGGTCGAAGGCCCGCGGCGCGCTGGGCGGCACCTTCGACTGGCGCGAGCTGGTGGCCGTCGCGCCGCAGATCCCGCACAGCACGCAGGTCTGGCTGTTCCTCGGGTTCTTCCTGGCCTTCGCGATCAAGGCCCCCCTGGTCCCGCTGCACACGTGGCTGCCCGACTCCGGGGCCGAGGCGCCGATCGGGGCCGGTGTGCTGCTCGTGGGCGTGCTGGACAAGGTGGGCACCTATGGGTTCCTGCGCTACTGCCTGCCGCTGTTCCCCGACGCGAGCCGGACCCTTGCCCCGCTGGTGCTCGTCATGGCCGTCGTGGGCGTGCTGTACGGCGCACTGCTCGCCGTGGGCCAGACGGACATGAAGCGCTTCGTGGCGTACACGTCCATCGCGCACTTCGGCTTCATCGCGCTGGGGGTGTTCGCCTTCACCACCCAGTCCGGCACCGGGGCGGTGCTCTACATGGTCAACCACGGCATCGCCACGGCCCTGCTGCTCCTCGTGGTGGGCATGATCATCAAGCGCGGCGGCTCGCGGCGCTTCCGCGACTACCGGGGCATGGCGCGCTCCACACCGGTGCTGGCCGGGCTGTTCCTGCTGGCCGGGCTCAGCGCCCTCGCCCTGCCCGGGACCAACTCCTTCGTCTCGGAGTTCCTGGTCCTGCTGGGCAGCTACCCGACCCAGCCGGTGTACGCGATCCTCGCCACCAGCGGGATCGTGCTGGCCGCGCTGTACGTGCTCTGGATGTACCAGCGGGTCATGCAGGGTCCGGAGGGTGGGGATGCCGTCGTCGCCGCGAAGGCGCAGGGGCGCCTGGTCGACGTGACCCGCCTCGAGGTGGCGGTGCTCGCCCCGCTGGTCGCGCTCACCCTGCTGCTCGGCTTCTACCCGAAGCCCGTGCTGGACGTCATCACGCCCTCGGTGACCGCCACGCTCACCGAGCTCGGGGCACCGGCCAGCGACCCCGTCCCCGCCACCGCCGAGGAAGGCACCCGAT contains these protein-coding regions:
- a CDS encoding NADH-quinone oxidoreductase subunit M, producing MSALLLVLLLLPLAGALVAAGVGRGAGETAAKGVAVGISILELVGVAVLWAQYSTADAVNGVRLQGTLSVDWIPTFGAHFALGVDGIALVMVALVGLLVPIVLGYSWAPGTTEGELPAGRSSAGFFALVLVLESAMVGVFLATDVFLFYVFFEVMLVPMYFLIGRFGGPRRQYAAIKFFLYSLLGGLVMLAAVIGLYVSGSKARGALGGTFDWRELVAVAPQIPHSTQVWLFLGFFLAFAIKAPLVPLHTWLPDSGAEAPIGAGVLLVGVLDKVGTYGFLRYCLPLFPDASRTLAPLVLVMAVVGVLYGALLAVGQTDMKRFVAYTSIAHFGFIALGVFAFTTQSGTGAVLYMVNHGIATALLLLVVGMIIKRGGSRRFRDYRGMARSTPVLAGLFLLAGLSALALPGTNSFVSEFLVLLGSYPTQPVYAILATSGIVLAALYVLWMYQRVMQGPEGGDAVVAAKAQGRLVDVTRLEVAVLAPLVALTLLLGFYPKPVLDVITPSVTATLTELGAPASDPVPATAEEGTR
- the nuoI gene encoding NADH-quinone oxidoreductase subunit NuoI — encoded protein: MGLLDPVKGFGLTFATMFTKAATEQYPEEVKVAAPRFHGRHQLNRHPDGLEKCVGCELCAWACPADAIFVEGGDNTEEARYSPGERYGKDYQINYLRCIGCGLCVEACPTRSLTMTGVYEVADNNRQSLIYTKEDLLAPLLAGMEQPPHPLRLGDSSDDYYVRGPELAREPAEGEPTVRGPGTGVA
- a CDS encoding NADH-quinone oxidoreductase subunit J, yielding MSTALVLAQSVSASLARAGTDSGPVSTGEEVTFWILGPVALAGALALVLARNAVHSALFLVVTMLSLGVLYMVQQAPFLGFVQIIVYTGAIMMLFLFVLMLVGRDSSDSVVEVLRGQRLAGTVLGLGFAGLVVGALARALTDVPPAGLAPVNDTGGGNVAQIGALLFTQYLFSFELTSALLIVAALGAMVLAFTGSDGAGKATQRERVVARLQGERISPLPGPGVFATASSVATPALLPDGSVAPDSLSVLLDSVTADRLSGDLAPVRGGEDRSSARSLAPAESIAAPGEDGA
- the nuoL gene encoding NADH-quinone oxidoreductase subunit L, whose product is MAVTASGGLVGSAWLLVALPALGTAVLLLGGRRTDRWGHWLGTATVAAAFVYGLLLFSDVRSLAPEERVRDVRMFSWMDVASFRLDLGMRIDPLSLTFVLLITGVGLLIHVYSVGYMSHDGARRKFFAYLNLFVAAMLVLVLGDGFASLYLGWEGVGLASYLLIGFWQDRPAAATAAKKAFLMNRVGDVGLLLATFLLWTKLGTISYAGVFAGIGDLAATEPGTVTAITLLLLLGAAGKSGQFPLQAWLPDAMEGPTPVSALIHAATMVTAGVYLIARSNPIYELSPDGRLVVVVIGSITLLLGSVIGCAYDDIKKVLAYSTVSQIGYMVLAAGLGPAGYALAIAHLLAHGFFKAGLFLGAGSVMHGMADETDMRRFGGLWRLMPVTFATFGLGYLAIIGFPFLSGYFTKDAIIEAAFSQDGWRGWVFGGAALLAAGLTAFYMTRLMAMTFFGPRRWEDLRTADGQAYHPHESPVSMTAPMVVLAVGSVAAGFLLTHGERLAGWLSPSLGELVETHALSPVPIGVVAAATLVVSALGVVAAWLLVGRREVPVERPQRVSVLVGAARADLYANAVNETLIARPGTWLARALVFVDNRGVDGLVTGSAAALGGSSSRLRRLQTGFVRSYALGMLGGTVVVVAALLLVGTA
- the nuoK gene encoding NADH-quinone oxidoreductase subunit NuoK — protein: MTPTYYLLLSALLFSIGAVGVLVRRNAVVVFMCVELMLNAVNLTLVTFARINGDLQGQLMAFFVMVVAAAEVVVGLAIIMAIFRTRRSASVDDANLLKY